The nucleotide sequence CGACGTCCCCCGCACCGTTCCCGGTGTGGTCGGTGCCGAGGAGCGTCCGAGCGGCTGACAGCCTCCGGTCCGGCGGGGCGTTTCTCCTGGCGCCCCGCCGGACCGGGTACCTCGGTCGGCGCGCCACCGGTCCCTTCGGGGCCGGCGGCGTGTGCTGTTGAGCTGGGACGGCTGCGCTGTTGCAGCCCGCTCGCCGGAGGAGCGGCTACCCACATCCGGCACACGGACCCGACCGAGCGCGCAGAAGCTCGTCCACGCACCAGGGGCGACCGTGGACGCAGCAGCCGGACGCAGAACTCCCCGGTCCCGCCTCGTCCAGGTTGCGGCCCCTGCCTTCTAGGCTGGCGGGGTGGTGGCGAGGAGTCGCAAGGCGCGGTTGGGTGCGCGTCGCCGGAAGCGGGTGGCCGCGGTCGTCAACGATCTGACCGACGAGCAGTGGAGCGCGCTGCGCGAGGCCTGGGGCGGATGCGCGTACTGCGGCGCGGTCGACGACCTGCCACAGCGCGACTGCGTGCTGCCGATCTCGCGCGGAGGCCGCTACACCGTCGACAACGTCGTCCCGGCGTGCCGGTCGTGCAACAGCAGCAAGTGCAACGACGAGGTCACCGGGTGGCTGCGCCGGAAGCGGCTCGACGAGCAGGCGTTCCTGCGCCGCTACGTCGACATCCGGGCCGTGCTGGTGGCGGCGGAATCGGCTGCGGCGGTGTCCGATCCGGCGATGTCGCCCCCGCCGGTGGAGTGATCTCGCCGGCGTCGTCGAGGCCTTCCCTCGCGACCGCGGACCGGCGGTGCCGACGTGTGGGGGAGTCTCGGGTGGCGCTCGCGTCCACGGAGTCCGACCTCGGGGTGTCGGCAGGGCCGGCGGGGTGCCGGTGAGATCCCGGTCCGCCGCTCGTCTCTCCTGAGCGGCCGGGCCGGGACGATCGCCGGGTCCGTCTCCACAGCCCCTCGCCGTGAAATTCTCGGCGAAACGATGCGTTTCTGTCGCCACGCCGCTTCGGGTTTCGATTGTCCACGATGTCTCCAGTGAGCGGACGTATTGCCGAGAGGTTCGGTCAGGTAGTTGTCTTTACTGCAAGGATGGCGGCGGTCCGATCTGATCCGAGAAGCGCGTCATCGTCGAGCCTGCGTAACTTCACGGATCCAGAGACCGAACTGATCGGTACTCTTCGGTCGAGTCTGCGGGAGCGAGCGAGGAGATAATCGTGCGAACGCTGCTCAAGTTCGGTGCGATCGTCACCGCGATCGGTTTCATCATGACTGCCCTGTCCGGCAGCCGGATCATCAATCCCGATCCAGGAATGGTGGGTGCGGATATCGGCAGTGGTATCGGGTTCGGATTCGGGCAGATGATCGGCTGGATCGGGGTGGCCTGCGTTGCCATCTCCTTTATCGGCCTGTCGGTGCAGGCGTTCTCCAGGGACGTAAATGAACACTCTCCGAGGCTGAATCCACTCCGTTTCCCATAGTGGAGTTGTCCGGCGGTCGGATGTGCAGCCGGCAGGGCCTCCGGTGGTCCTGCTCATGCACGGTGCCGGGGGAATCGTGATGGCGCGGGCCAGTCGTTGTGGCGCAGGTACGCGCCGGCAGCGAGCCGGTCCGAGTCGGTGAGTGGGGCCCGCAGCGAGGTCGGTCTCAGCCGGGCTGCTCGATCCACGGCCGCAGGTACTCCCGGTCCAACGGAGTGGTCGGCGGCACGAGCGTGATCATCCTGCGGACGCGCTCGGCCGCGTCGCGGGTCAGGCGGAATTCCTCGTCGCGCGTCATGACGTTCTCGGGTCCGTACTGGCGGGCGCAGGCCACGATCCGGGGCACGACGCTCCGCAGGTCGTCGGCGTCGTACCTGACGATTCCCGGGTCGAGCCCGGCGTCGCGGAGTCGGTCCTCGATGTGGTGCAACTGATCGGACAGCCATCCCCAGGGGTCGGCGGTCAGTTCCGGCGACCAGGCCCGGTCGCTGGGCTCGACCCCGTCGAACGACGGGTGGTAGTGGGCGGCGGCCCATTCTCCCGGCCGGTCGAGGCGGTCGAAGAGGTCGGCCCGCCAGAACGTGGTGTCGACAACGGTCCGCTGGGAAGCGGACTCGGTGCCGCGGTGCTGCTGAGGGTCGAGAAGCCGCAACTCGACCCGCGCTCCGTGCTCCATGGTCGCGTCGGGGGCGACCTCGAACCACCGCCTGACGTCGACGGCGAGGCGGGTGAAGGCAAAGGTGATGATCATCTGTGACCCTCCGGATCACTCGTCAGAGCTGCTCGGCCAGATCGGCGAGGCCGGTGGCGTGGACATCGAAACGGTCGGCGCTGGTCGGCGGATCCCCGGCGGGGCGTTCGACGTAGGCGGTGCGCATGCCGAGGGCTGCTGCGCCGCGCAGGTCCCAGGCGTGTGCGGCGACCATGAGTACACGTTCGGGAGCGACCGCCGCGACATCGAGTGCGAGCCGGTAGACGACAGCGGCGGGTTTGTAGGTCGCGGCGCTCTCGGTCGACAGGGCCTGATGCCAGCGCAGGCCGGCGTGGGCGTTGAGCCGGAGCAGTGTCGATCGGTCGGCGTTGGACAGGCCGATCACGGGGTAGCGCTCGGCGAGACGGGTCAGCCCTGATCCTGAGTCGGCGAACGGCGGTAGCCGGGTCGAGGCGGTGGTGAGACGTCGCTGGTCCGCGGGGACGTCGATTCCGGCGTGCCGAGCCACCATGGCCGCGGCCTCGGCGTCGAGGATGCTGCTCGGGACGAACTCGCGCTCCCCGGCGACGATGCGCTCGTGCTCGGTCGCGACGTGCCCCTGCCAGCGTGCGACGAGTTCGGCCGCGGTTGCGGGATCCGGTCGTGGAGCGACCTCGTCGATGGCGCTGCGCAGCCCTGCTGCCTCGTCCACCAGCGTTCCGAGCACGTCGAACACCACCACATCGATGTCGATCGGCGCCATGCCCGCCTCCGGTCTGTAAGGGTTAAAGTGACGTTGTTCAGCCTGCAGGAGGGGGCGTAAGGGATGCAAGTGCTTCTTGACGATTACTCGTTCGCAGCGACCCTGGCGACCGAGCTGGCGAACACCACCCCCGAGGTATGGCAGGGGCCGGATCACCTGGGCGACCTCGACGCACTGGTCGACTTCGCCGACGAGTTCGACCGTGCGGCAGCCGCCCCATCGGATCCGGACGGGCACTTCGGGCTCGGGGAGCTCGCGCGTGCGGCTGATGATCGTCGGCTGAGGGCGGCGCAGTCGCTGCGCTACGTCGTTCGCGAACTGATCGACGCGCCGGTGCGGGAGCGGCTCGTCGCGGGGGCCACCACATTGACGGCCTCCGCCGGAGCACTCACGTTGGTTCCGGGAAGCCGGTCCGCTCGCTGGGCCGTGGAACTCGCGCCGGGCAGCGGGATCGACGAGGCTCTCGCGCTGATCTGCGGAGTCGGGGTGCTCGGTGTCGTCCAGGCACTCGGGGAGCAGCGGTTCCGGCAGTGCAGTGCGCCCACCTGTGTCGGGGCGTTCATCGATTCCACCCGGGCCGGGCGTCGTCGTTATTGCATGCCCGGCTTGTGCGGCAACAGGGTGAATGTCGCCAATCACCGTGCTCGACGGGCGGCAACGGTCGGGGGCGGCCGCACGGTCCGAGAGTGACCGGGGCCGGGCCGGCGGTCAGGTGTCCGCAGGCGGGGAGCGTGGAGCCGTCGCCGACGTTGGTGGAGGCTCGCCCGCGCGTCCGGCCAGCATCTCGAACTGACCGATGACGTCCCTGCCGCTCGGCTCTACGTGATTCGGAGGGCGCAGCTGGGGTGGAGGCGCACGGCCTCGGTCACACGCCCGGGTAGCTCCTCCGGAGGGTCGGGTACCAGCACGGTCACCGGTCCGCCCTCTTCGTCCTGGTCGAATGCCTCCGGAGCGGTCAGCATGCAGATGCCGCCGCTGACGCAGACGCCGCGGTTGGCGGCGATCTGCATGGGGCCCTCACCAGGTGACCGGTAGCTCGTGTAGACCGAAGAGCATCCCGTCGTGGTCGTAGTCGAGCTCGTCGGAGGGGGCCGCGATCTGCAGGGTGGGTATCCGCGTGAACAGGGTCGAGAACGCAACCTCCAGCTCGGTGCGTGCGAGGTGCTGTCCGATGCACTGGTGGACGCCGTAGCCGAAGGCGACGTGGCGCCGGTTGCCCCGGTGGATGTCGAGCGTGCCGGGATTGTCGAAGACCTTCGGGTCCCAGTCGGCCGCGGCGAGCAGCGGGACGACGCCCTCGCCGGCACGGATGACCGTGCCGCCGATCACGACATCCTCGAGCGCGACTCGACTGGGGACGTAGTCGGCGATGCTGAGGTAGCGCAGCAGTTCCTCGACGGCCTCGGGAAGCAGCGTGAGGTCGTTCTGCAGCGCGGCCAGCTGGTCGGGGTGTTCCAGCAGCGCCGTGACGCCCAGCGAGATCATGTGCGAGGTGGTCTCGTGACCCGCGGTGAGCAGCAGCATGCAGCTGGCGACCAGGTCCTGGCGGCGCAGCTCGCCGGTGGGCTCGAGATGCTCGGTCGCCAGCCTGCTCGTCAGGTCGTCGCCGGGTGTGTGGAGTTTCTCCTCGACCAGGGTGTCCAGGTAGGCGCGCAGCGCGGTGAAGGCGGCGCCGACCTGTTCGCGGGTGCTCTGCCTGGACAGAATGACCCGCGCCTGCTGCTGGAAGAACTCGTGCCGGCTGTAGGGCACGCCGAGCAGCTGGCAAATCACCAGTGACGGCACCGGCAGGGCGAACTCGTCGACCAGGTCCACCGGCGGTGACTTGCGGAGCAGGTCGTCGATGAGGCCGTCGACCACCGACTGGATGCCGGCGCGCAGTGTCTTGGTGCGCTTGACGGTGAACTCCGGGATCAGCATGCGCCGGAAGAAGGAGTGCTCCGGCGGGTCCATCCGCGAGAACGGGGGCCGCTGTTGCCGGGCGATGGTCCTGATCTCCGGGTTGACCGCTGGCATGCCGGGATGAGCCAGGTCGGAGCTGAACGCCGGACTGGCGAGCACCGTACGGACGTCCTCGTGCAGGGTCACCAGCCAGGCGGGTGTGCCATCGGGCATGCGCACCCGGGAGATCGGCTGCTCGGCGCGGAGTCGCTCGTACTCCTTCGGCGGCTCGAACGGGCATTGCCGCTGCATCGGAAAGTCCTGACCGAGCGTGTCCTCTGCCATGAGAACCTCCTATGTGAGAGTCATTCTCTCCGTTTAATCCGCTCAGGCTACAATCGGAGGAAGTTCCTCCACAAGTGGTGGGTGAGGGTGGCGCGAGCCAGTGGCCGAGAGGGTGACCCGAATGCGAGCAGACGCCCGACGCAACCGCGAGCAGCTCGTCACCGCGGCCCGTCAGGTCTTCCTCGAACAGGGCGTCGACGCGCCTCTGGACGAGATCGCGCGGCGCGCGGGGGTGGGTATCGCGACCCTGTACCGGCGCTTCCCCGACCGCCAGGCGCTGATCCAGCAGGTCATGCAGGACAACCTCGAACGGTCGCGAGCGGCCTTGGAACGCGCCGCCGAGGAGCATTCCGACGCGTGGAGCGCGCTGGTGGCATACCTGCACGACGTCGTGGACGAGCAGATCACGCTGCTGGTCCCGGTCCTTGCGCCGAACATTCACGAGGAGCTCCGGCGCCGAGGTGACGTCTGGTCACGCCGGGAAGAGGTCATCGGGCGGTTCGAGCAGCTCGTTCAGGCCGCCAAGCGGGAGGGTCGGCTCCGTGGCGACGTCGGCGCCGGTGACCTCGAGGTCTGGATGGTCAAAGTGTGTCGTCCGATACCCGTGCTCACCACCGAGCAGAACGAGCTGGCAACTCACCGCCAGCTCCGAGTGCTCATCGACGGGCTGCTCGCCGACACCGCCGGCGGGCCACTGCCCGGCACACCACAGGACGGCCGGGTGCAGCTGGTGCTTACCGGCCTCGACACCCACTCTGCCGACGCACGGTGACCGCGTCCCGGTCTCCTGGGCGTCTGCCGTCGGGCCGGCGCATCCTGGGCGGTCCCGGCGCCGTCACCCTCAGTCCCGCGCTCTCGAGGGTGTGTCGTGCGAGCGGAAGGTCGTCGTCCTGGTTCTACCGTCGACGGGACAGCGCCCTGATCCTCTCGATACCGGCTGGATCGATGATGTCGCCGTGCCGGGCGAGTGCGTTGGCGTGGCCGGCGATGTGGAGTGCGAAGGCCGAGTCCGTTGCGACGTCCTGTCCCTGGGCGGCGAGCGAGCCGTTGACGCCGGCCTTGGCCAGGCGCAGCGCGTACGCGGGCATCACGGCGATGCGTCGAGCCAGGTCCAGGGTGAACTCGGTGAGCCGGTCGTCGGACACGACGTGGTTGACCATCCCCAGCCTGTGTGCATCGGAGGCGGTTATCGGCTGCCCGGTGAACAGCATCTCCTTGGCCTTGCGTGCTCCGACCTCCCAGGCGTGGGTGAAGTACTCCATGCCGTTGAGGCCG is from Pseudonocardia autotrophica and encodes:
- a CDS encoding HNH endonuclease, which gives rise to MVARSRKARLGARRRKRVAAVVNDLTDEQWSALREAWGGCAYCGAVDDLPQRDCVLPISRGGRYTVDNVVPACRSCNSSKCNDEVTGWLRRKRLDEQAFLRRYVDIRAVLVAAESAAAVSDPAMSPPPVE
- a CDS encoding TetR/AcrR family transcriptional regulator, with product MRADARRNREQLVTAARQVFLEQGVDAPLDEIARRAGVGIATLYRRFPDRQALIQQVMQDNLERSRAALERAAEEHSDAWSALVAYLHDVVDEQITLLVPVLAPNIHEELRRRGDVWSRREEVIGRFEQLVQAAKREGRLRGDVGAGDLEVWMVKVCRPIPVLTTEQNELATHRQLRVLIDGLLADTAGGPLPGTPQDGRVQLVLTGLDTHSADAR
- a CDS encoding CGNR zinc finger domain-containing protein; protein product: MLLDDYSFAATLATELANTTPEVWQGPDHLGDLDALVDFADEFDRAAAAPSDPDGHFGLGELARAADDRRLRAAQSLRYVVRELIDAPVRERLVAGATTLTASAGALTLVPGSRSARWAVELAPGSGIDEALALICGVGVLGVVQALGEQRFRQCSAPTCVGAFIDSTRAGRRRYCMPGLCGNRVNVANHRARRAATVGGGRTVRE
- a CDS encoding ferredoxin produces the protein MQIAANRGVCVSGGICMLTAPEAFDQDEEGGPVTVLVPDPPEELPGRVTEAVRLHPSCALRIT
- a CDS encoding cytochrome P450, giving the protein MAEDTLGQDFPMQRQCPFEPPKEYERLRAEQPISRVRMPDGTPAWLVTLHEDVRTVLASPAFSSDLAHPGMPAVNPEIRTIARQQRPPFSRMDPPEHSFFRRMLIPEFTVKRTKTLRAGIQSVVDGLIDDLLRKSPPVDLVDEFALPVPSLVICQLLGVPYSRHEFFQQQARVILSRQSTREQVGAAFTALRAYLDTLVEEKLHTPGDDLTSRLATEHLEPTGELRRQDLVASCMLLLTAGHETTSHMISLGVTALLEHPDQLAALQNDLTLLPEAVEELLRYLSIADYVPSRVALEDVVIGGTVIRAGEGVVPLLAAADWDPKVFDNPGTLDIHRGNRRHVAFGYGVHQCIGQHLARTELEVAFSTLFTRIPTLQIAAPSDELDYDHDGMLFGLHELPVTW
- a CDS encoding haloacid dehalogenase type II, with translation MAPIDIDVVVFDVLGTLVDEAAGLRSAIDEVAPRPDPATAAELVARWQGHVATEHERIVAGEREFVPSSILDAEAAAMVARHAGIDVPADQRRLTTASTRLPPFADSGSGLTRLAERYPVIGLSNADRSTLLRLNAHAGLRWHQALSTESAATYKPAAVVYRLALDVAAVAPERVLMVAAHAWDLRGAAALGMRTAYVERPAGDPPTSADRFDVHATGLADLAEQL